The Enterobacter mori genomic interval CCACCATCGGCGACCAGGTGGTGCCTGGCGATGTGGTTAAAGTGAATGGTCAGGTCATCGAACCGCGTGATGCTGAAGACCTGGTGTTTATCGCGTTGAACAAACCGGTTGGGATTGTCAGCACCACGGAAGACGGTGAACGGGACAACATCGTTGATTTCGTGAACCACAGCAGCCGTATATTCCCGATTGGCCGTCTGGATAAAGACTCTCAGGGGCTGATTTTCCTTACCAACCACGGCGACCTGGTCAACAAAATTCTGCGTGCCGGTAACGACCACGAGAAAGAGTACATTGTCACGGTGAACAAGCCGGTGACGGACGACTTTATTCGGGGCATGGGCGCTGGCGTGCCGATCCTCGGTACCGTCACGAAAAAGTGTAAGGTCAAGAAAGAAGCGCCGTTCGCGTTCCGCATTACGCTGGTGCAGGGCTTAAACCGTCAGATCCGCCGCATGTGCGAGCACTTCGGCTACGAGGTGACGAAGCTGGAACGCACGCGCATCATGAACGTCAGCCTGTCGGGCATTCCGCTCGGTGAGTGGCGTGATTTAACCGGAGACGAGCTGATCGAGCTGTTCAAGCTTATCGAGAACTCCTCCTCCGAAGCGAAGCCGAAAGCTAAAGCGAAACCGAAAACGCAGGCCATTAAGCGTCCGGTGGTGAAGGCACCACAGGCGGAAGAGAAAGGTCGAGGCAAACCGGCCAACGGAAAACGCTTTGCCCAGCCTGGCCGCAAAAAGAAAGGGCGCTAATTAGCGCCGTCCACGGGTAGAGGTATTGGCCGACCAGGAAAAGGTCGTTTCGGTATCCGGCTTATAAGCCTGCTGCTTTTTCAGTTTGCGGGCTTTTTTCGCCTCGGCGTCACGCTGCGCCATCAGTTTATCGATGTACTCTTTCTTAACCTGATTGGTTTCGGCGTTCGTCAGCGTGCGGCCATGTGCGATGCGGGCGCGGTCGAGAAGCGTTTTCAGTTCACGCTGCTCGGCTTCCGTCATGTCTTTCTGGGTCAGTCGTGGTGTCGCCATTGCTGGAACCTCCTGATGGGGAGGCTCCAGTGTAAAGCATGTGACGTCAATTAACGTTGTTCCACCACATCTTTTTTCGCGGATTCATCAATCGGCTTGCCTGACCAGTAGCCCGCCAGCAGCGAGCCGGAGAGGTTATGCCAGACGGAGAACAGCGCGCCCGGCAGGGCCGCCAGCGGTGAGAAGTAAATCTTACCGAGCGCCGCCGCCAGGCCGGAGTTCTGCATCCCTACCTCGATCGCCAGCGTGCGGCAGGTCGATTCGTCAAAGCCAAACAGCTTCCCGCCCCAGTAGCCCCCCAGCAGACCAATGGTGTTATGCAGCACTACCGCAACGATCACCACAAAACCGACAGAGGCAATGTGCGACGCGGAACCGGCGACTACGGCGCTGATGATCGCCAGTATGCAAACCATTGAAAATGCAGGCAGGTACGGCTCAACCGCTTTCACCACGCGCGGGAAAAGATGGTGAATGACCAGCCCCAGCGCAATCGGGATCACCACGATTTGCAGAATGCTGAGCAGCATGCCCATCACGTCCACCTGAATATGCGCATCAACGTACAGACGGGTTAATAGCGGTGTAGCAACGACGCCAACCAGCGTCGAAACGGACGAGATCGTGA includes:
- the rluF gene encoding 23S rRNA pseudouridine(2604) synthase RluF is translated as MLPTQSTRLNKYISESGICSRREADRYIEQGNVFLNGKRATIGDQVVPGDVVKVNGQVIEPRDAEDLVFIALNKPVGIVSTTEDGERDNIVDFVNHSSRIFPIGRLDKDSQGLIFLTNHGDLVNKILRAGNDHEKEYIVTVNKPVTDDFIRGMGAGVPILGTVTKKCKVKKEAPFAFRITLVQGLNRQIRRMCEHFGYEVTKLERTRIMNVSLSGIPLGEWRDLTGDELIELFKLIENSSSEAKPKAKAKPKTQAIKRPVVKAPQAEEKGRGKPANGKRFAQPGRKKKGR
- a CDS encoding DUF3811 domain-containing protein translates to MATPRLTQKDMTEAEQRELKTLLDRARIAHGRTLTNAETNQVKKEYIDKLMAQRDAEAKKARKLKKQQAYKPDTETTFSWSANTSTRGRR
- the panS gene encoding ketopantoate/pantoate/pantothenate transporter PanS, whose protein sequence is MLSSITRLFPLWALLLSVLAYYTPTTFTGIGPWVTTLLMLIMLGMGVHLKIDDFKRVLSRPAPVAAGIFLHYLVMPLAAWLLAMAFNMPPDLSAGMVLVGSVASGTASNVMIYLAKGDVALSVTISSVSTLVGVVATPLLTRLYVDAHIQVDVMGMLLSILQIVVIPIALGLVIHHLFPRVVKAVEPYLPAFSMVCILAIISAVVAGSASHIASVGFVVIVAVVLHNTIGLLGGYWGGKLFGFDESTCRTLAIEVGMQNSGLAAALGKIYFSPLAALPGALFSVWHNLSGSLLAGYWSGKPIDESAKKDVVEQR